GCGACGCGCACGGCGGCTTCTACCTCGGTTCGATCGGCGGCCCGGCGGCGCGCCTCGCGCAGGACTGCATCAAGAAGGTCGAGGTCGTCGAGTACGAGGAGCTCGGCATGGAGGCGGTCTGGCGGATCGAGGTCGAGGACTTCCCGGCGTTCGTCGTCGTCGACGACAAGGGCAACGACTTCTTCACCGAGCCGGCCCCCGCCCCGACGTTCACCAGCATTCCGGTGCGCGGTCCCGGCCTCGGCTGACGTACGCCCGCACAGGCCCCGAGGGGCGTCGCAGCCACGGCTGCGGCGCCCCTCAGCCGTCCAGCAGCCCCGATGTCGCGACGAGATAGCCGAGTTGGGCGCGGCTGGTGCTGCCCAGCTGCTCGGAGACCTTCCGCATGTGTTCGGCGACGCTGCGGCGGCTCATCCCGATCCGCCGGGCGATCGACGCGTCCGTCTCCCCGTTGACCACCGCGAGCAGGATGGTGCGTTGCAGGTCGGACGTGATGACGGGGGTGCGCAGGGGTGCCCGCTCGGGCCGGACCGGCACGGCGCGCGCCCATGCCTCGTCGAAACCGCGGGCCAGGAAGCGCACCAGCGACGGGTGCTGGATGCGCAGGGCCTGGTGCGGCTCGTCGGAGAACGGGACGAAGGCGAGGTCACGGTCGAGGACGATCACCCGGTCGATGACCTCCGCAAGCGTCCTGACCTCCGCCCCCGCGGCGGTCACCTGCTCGATGTACGAGAGGGTCGCGCGGTCGGAGCGGACGGTGTGCTGGTAGATCGTCCGCTGCCGGACACCCCGCCGCAGGCTGCCCAGGTCCCGGATCAGTGCCTCCTGGAGTACGTGTGCGGGGCGGCCGCCCCCGGGATGGGCGGTGCGGATCTCCTCACGGCAGCCGGCCACCCCCGCGTCCAGTGCCCGGCTGATGACGGCGGCCCCGGAGAGCGGCGTGAGCGCGGGCTGTTCCGACCGGTGCACATCGGCGTACAGGGACTCGAAGACGGAGAGCGTGGCACGGGTGGCACGCAGCGTGCGGCGCCGTTCGAGTATGGCCTCCTGGAGCGGGGCGAGCGCGGCGTACGAAGCCGTCTCCGGCGGTACGGGGATCATGGATCCCGGTGACTCGCGGTCCGCGACCATCAGATGGAGGGCCACCAGGCAGCCGGTCACCTCGTCCCGGGGAAGGCCTCCCGTCACCAGCGCACGTCGGTAGACGGCGAGCGCCGCCTCGCACGGCTGCTCAGGCGCGGGTCTGTCCCGTGAGCCGTCCGCCGACGATTCGCGGCAATCACATGCCGGTGGGCGGGATTGATCGTCCTTCACAAGTATGCAGATTACCTTTGTGCATACGGGATGACGGCGGAGAGGCGTGGCACCTCGCCGACCATGAAGAGGTGACACCAGGCACCGACAACTCCCCGCAGCCGCCCATCGGTCAATCTGCCGACTCCGCACGCGGGGAACGGCGTTATCGATTCCTGGTGACCGGTTACGCCATCTCTTCGTACGGCACGTTCCTGAATATGGTGGCGCTCAACCTGTTCGTCTACGAGACGACGGGCCGGGCCCTCGCCATGGGCTTGTTCATGGCGGTCCGGCTGGCATCCGGATTCGTCGCCGGACTGGCGGCGGGTGGTCTGCTCGCCCGGTTCACCGCGAAAAGCGTCATGCTCCGGACGAATATCGCGCAGGCGGCGGTGATGCTGCTGCTGGTTCTCGCGCCGGACGGACTGCGTACGGCCGCACTGGTCGCCGTGTCCGTGGTGGTCGGCTCCTGCGGGACGCTGTTCATGGTGGCGCTGCGCAGCTCCATTCCCGAGATGGTGGGCGAGGAGCGGCGCTCCTGGGCGAACTCCCTGTCGATCACCGGGCGTTCGCTGGCGATGGTGGCCGGATTCGCCTCGGCGGGTGTCGTCGTCTCGCTCGTCGGGTACACCGCCGCGTTCGTGGTGGACATGGCCAC
This genomic interval from Streptomyces sp. NBC_00464 contains the following:
- a CDS encoding helix-turn-helix transcriptional regulator, whose protein sequence is MKDDQSRPPACDCRESSADGSRDRPAPEQPCEAALAVYRRALVTGGLPRDEVTGCLVALHLMVADRESPGSMIPVPPETASYAALAPLQEAILERRRTLRATRATLSVFESLYADVHRSEQPALTPLSGAAVISRALDAGVAGCREEIRTAHPGGGRPAHVLQEALIRDLGSLRRGVRQRTIYQHTVRSDRATLSYIEQVTAAGAEVRTLAEVIDRVIVLDRDLAFVPFSDEPHQALRIQHPSLVRFLARGFDEAWARAVPVRPERAPLRTPVITSDLQRTILLAVVNGETDASIARRIGMSRRSVAEHMRKVSEQLGSTSRAQLGYLVATSGLLDG